A single region of the Deltaproteobacteria bacterium genome encodes:
- a CDS encoding ACS family MFS transporter produces the protein MAVSSSATVAVRAYHWPQRFTVVILLCLSVVILYMDRVNMSVVAPVLMQELGWDPAVMGTVLSAFFVGYFLTQIPGGWLSDRWGTKGILGGAVAWWSLVTMLTPFATITSTMLAVRVALGLGEGMSPPCLYTTMARWFPASERSRVGAVLASGMYIGLAIAFPTAVWIMTHLGWPWVFYIFGALGIVWSAIWFFLVTSNPEDHPRISQEELNFILQGQHATPKAETIPWGLILHERAFWALLCAHFCTNWTWYTFLTWLPTYLVQARGFSLSEMGFYATFPYIAMMFFGNGSAWMADRMIQGGTSITFVRKLWQTVAFVGAAVCLFALIQVASPMLAVLCITLGLGFLACFSPGMGINHLDIGPKYAGALVGMTNTAATIPGILAPIIIGFIVKWTGDWNMVFYLAIGVMLVGTVIWNLFATGEKRFE, from the coding sequence ATGGCAGTGTCGTCTTCTGCGACAGTCGCGGTGCGGGCGTATCATTGGCCACAACGTTTTACTGTGGTCATTCTCCTGTGTTTGAGCGTTGTGATCCTCTACATGGACCGAGTGAATATGTCAGTCGTTGCGCCGGTGCTCATGCAAGAGCTGGGGTGGGATCCAGCAGTGATGGGCACGGTGCTCTCGGCCTTCTTCGTTGGCTATTTCTTAACACAAATCCCCGGTGGCTGGTTGTCTGATCGCTGGGGGACAAAAGGGATTCTTGGTGGTGCAGTGGCGTGGTGGTCATTGGTAACCATGCTCACACCATTTGCTACTATCACCTCCACTATGCTTGCCGTGCGTGTTGCTCTTGGACTTGGCGAGGGGATGAGTCCGCCGTGCCTCTACACCACGATGGCGCGCTGGTTTCCTGCCAGCGAACGTTCGCGTGTCGGTGCGGTGTTGGCAAGTGGCATGTACATTGGTCTGGCCATCGCTTTCCCCACAGCCGTGTGGATTATGACGCACCTCGGCTGGCCGTGGGTATTCTACATCTTTGGTGCGTTGGGGATCGTGTGGAGTGCGATTTGGTTTTTCTTAGTCACAAGCAACCCAGAGGATCATCCGCGGATCTCACAAGAAGAGCTGAACTTTATCCTCCAGGGACAACACGCTACGCCGAAAGCAGAGACCATTCCGTGGGGACTTATCCTTCATGAACGGGCGTTCTGGGCGTTGCTCTGCGCTCATTTTTGTACCAACTGGACGTGGTACACGTTTCTCACCTGGTTACCTACGTACCTGGTACAAGCACGTGGCTTCTCTCTCAGTGAGATGGGTTTCTATGCCACATTTCCCTATATTGCCATGATGTTCTTTGGCAATGGTTCGGCGTGGATGGCAGATCGTATGATTCAGGGCGGAACCAGTATCACGTTTGTCCGTAAACTATGGCAAACGGTGGCGTTTGTTGGCGCAGCGGTCTGTTTGTTCGCATTGATTCAAGTTGCCTCGCCAATGCTTGCGGTACTCTGTATTACGCTCGGGCTCGGGTTTCTGGCGTGTTTTTCCCCCGGTATGGGAATTAACCATCTCGACATTGGGCCAAAATACGCAGGCGCATTAGTCGGAATGACGAACACTGCCGCTACGATTCCGGGTATTCTTGCGCCGATTATTATTGGCTTCATCGTCAAATGGACCGGCGATTGGAATATGGTCTTCTATCTGGCGATTGGCGTGATGCTCGTCGGAACGGTGATTTGGAATTTGTTTGCGACGGGCGAGAAGCGGTTTGAGTGA
- a CDS encoding enoyl-CoA hydratase/isomerase family protein: MAKFDEYANKYQTIRMERRNGILQMTFHTEGGSLRWGLLPHREFTFAFADIGSDPENKVVIMTGTGEEFSGPRPQGNYRPGGSPRAWDTIYWEGKHLLQNLLDIEVPMIAAVNGPALRHSELPLLCDIVLASETAEFQDSAHFPTGLVPGDGMHVIYPLLLGPNRGRYFLLTGQIINARQAHDLGLVGEVLPKDRLLTRAWELAEQLAKQPLLTLRYARVALTLDLKRRMQDLLGYGLALEGLASLDTETETK, from the coding sequence ATGGCAAAGTTTGACGAATACGCTAACAAATACCAAACCATTCGTATGGAGCGACGTAATGGCATCTTGCAGATGACATTTCACACAGAAGGAGGGAGCTTGCGTTGGGGGTTACTGCCGCATCGGGAATTTACCTTCGCGTTTGCCGATATTGGTAGCGACCCAGAAAATAAAGTCGTCATTATGACGGGCACAGGGGAGGAATTCTCTGGGCCGCGTCCGCAGGGGAACTACCGTCCTGGTGGCAGCCCACGTGCATGGGACACGATCTACTGGGAAGGCAAGCACCTCTTACAAAACCTGCTCGATATCGAAGTCCCGATGATTGCGGCAGTCAATGGTCCAGCACTGCGGCACTCTGAGTTGCCACTCTTGTGTGACATCGTGCTCGCCTCGGAAACGGCCGAGTTTCAGGATTCTGCTCATTTCCCGACCGGCCTCGTTCCAGGCGATGGGATGCATGTCATCTATCCATTGCTGCTGGGACCGAACCGTGGCCGGTATTTTTTGCTCACCGGTCAGATTATTAACGCCCGTCAGGCGCATGACCTCGGATTAGTCGGTGAGGTTTTGCCGAAGGACCGGCTACTCACGCGGGCGTGGGAATTGGCCGAACAGTTGGCAAAACAACCTCTGCTCACGCTCCGCTATGCACGTGTGGCGTTGACTTTAGACTTGAAGCGGCGCATGCAGGATTTGCTCGGTTACGGTCTGGCTCTCGAAGGCTTAGCCTCTTTAGATACCGAAACCGAGACGAAGTAA
- a CDS encoding choice-of-anchor D domain-containing protein encodes MLALSTARLDFSGERTATSQLQRLPLSSETAANAGESRSQTGATVDKKFTIRNDGTGALIGGMTLIATGSGGNVFRLQGDPTLKLSPGQSFEVMVSYHPVDNSPAEGSVRISTNAGVKSIFLRGNGIGVVPQAQAQLTVSPSSINFRSVEVAKFHDDRFTVINTGKSTLTGEVSLAAPFSLVSGGTFSVEPGKTHTVVVRFAPTTSGSVSQRATITSNGGSATVQLLGIGEQSQLCVDPASLNFGTITEKTTKDLTLTVENCGNGSLSGNVEVAAPFSVVTGANFALAEGGSQTVTIRFAPLTDGEVKSSAKITTASNSTTVSLVGAVLKAEPVKLPKLCFEPTALSFGGVPVGSTADLFLVLTNCGTADLTLSLALTGPFTLVTQGPASLAVGEKASVAIRFAPRQEGSQTGTLTLTFNNQQISISLAGEGKGVPKVCTSHAALEFGAVSPGVDKDLSFTITNCGDSVLTGNVTTTAPFSIVTGGQFSLTKGNSQVVIVRFMPTKDGTFVDIAAVNSDGGTASVKLMGSSVKDPKLCVSPAVLDFTVSSSATTGSRPFSIENCGGGVLTGTATLSCKNCDMYSQFSFASFPGIFTLKAGEKLLVTVNFSTYGDGSLSDTIDVVASNGDAAVVQLQGSGGFFSNLE; translated from the coding sequence GTGCTTGCGCTATCTACAGCACGACTAGACTTCAGTGGCGAGAGAACCGCCACTAGTCAACTTCAGCGTCTACCCTTGAGCAGCGAAACGGCGGCCAACGCTGGTGAGAGTCGCAGTCAGACCGGTGCTACGGTGGACAAAAAATTCACTATCCGTAACGACGGAACTGGCGCACTGATTGGGGGCATGACGCTGATTGCCACTGGCTCAGGTGGGAACGTCTTTCGCTTGCAAGGAGATCCCACGCTCAAACTCAGTCCTGGCCAGAGCTTTGAAGTCATGGTCAGTTATCACCCCGTTGATAACTCTCCGGCAGAAGGCAGCGTCCGCATTAGCACCAATGCCGGGGTGAAAAGTATCTTTTTACGCGGCAACGGCATTGGCGTTGTGCCGCAAGCGCAGGCGCAACTCACAGTATCACCGAGTAGTATCAATTTTCGTTCGGTTGAAGTAGCGAAGTTTCACGATGATCGTTTTACGGTCATCAACACGGGGAAGAGCACTCTGACTGGCGAGGTCAGCCTCGCTGCTCCGTTTAGCCTCGTCTCTGGCGGCACGTTCAGTGTCGAGCCGGGGAAAACTCACACCGTGGTTGTGCGCTTCGCGCCAACGACTAGCGGAAGTGTTTCCCAGAGAGCGACAATTACCTCGAATGGTGGCTCTGCTACCGTGCAATTGCTTGGGATAGGAGAGCAGTCCCAGCTCTGCGTTGACCCAGCCTCGCTGAATTTTGGCACGATCACAGAGAAGACAACGAAAGATCTCACGTTGACAGTGGAAAATTGTGGCAACGGCTCCCTCAGTGGTAACGTCGAGGTTGCAGCGCCTTTCAGTGTTGTTACTGGCGCCAACTTTGCTCTTGCTGAAGGGGGAAGCCAAACCGTAACCATTCGCTTTGCTCCGCTCACGGACGGCGAAGTAAAAAGTAGCGCAAAAATCACTACGGCGAGCAATTCTACCACCGTATCGCTCGTCGGAGCCGTCTTAAAGGCGGAACCCGTCAAGCTCCCGAAACTCTGTTTCGAGCCTACCGCTCTCAGTTTCGGCGGTGTTCCCGTCGGCTCGACTGCAGATCTTTTTCTCGTGCTTACGAACTGCGGAACAGCGGATCTCACTCTGAGTTTAGCTCTCACTGGTCCCTTTACTCTGGTAACACAAGGCCCTGCCAGTCTTGCTGTGGGAGAGAAAGCATCGGTCGCAATCCGTTTTGCTCCACGGCAGGAGGGAAGTCAGACCGGAACCTTGACCCTGACATTCAACAACCAGCAAATCTCCATTAGTCTCGCGGGAGAAGGGAAGGGGGTGCCGAAAGTGTGCACTTCTCATGCTGCTCTTGAGTTTGGCGCGGTAAGTCCCGGTGTAGATAAGGATCTATCCTTCACTATAACCAACTGTGGAGATAGCGTATTGACCGGGAATGTGACGACGACGGCTCCCTTCAGCATTGTTACTGGTGGACAATTTTCGTTGACAAAAGGCAACAGTCAGGTAGTGATCGTTCGCTTCATGCCGACCAAGGATGGAACATTTGTCGATATTGCCGCAGTGAACTCTGATGGTGGAACTGCGAGTGTGAAGTTGATGGGAAGTAGCGTCAAGGACCCGAAACTCTGTGTATCACCGGCAGTATTAGATTTTACCGTCAGCTCCTCCGCAACAACCGGCTCTCGTCCTTTCTCCATAGAGAATTGTGGTGGAGGAGTGTTGACAGGAACGGCAACGCTATCCTGCAAAAATTGCGACATGTATTCGCAGTTCTCGTTTGCTAGCTTTCCCGGGATTTTCACGCTCAAAGCGGGAGAAAAGCTGCTGGTGACTGTCAATTTTTCTACCTACGGAGATGGATCTCTCAGTGACACTATTGACGTTGTTGCAAGCAATGGAGATGCGGCAGTCGTGCAGCTACAGGGAAGCGGAGGGTTTTTCTCGAACCTTGAATGA
- a CDS encoding amidohydrolase family protein, whose protein sequence is MADYDVLIRGGTVVDGNRSPRYLADVGIKNGKVAKIGKLNPSDAKKTLDANGLIVAPGFVDLHTHYDAQINWDPYCTLSGWHGVTSIVVGNCGFGFAPCKPELRDRAMLTMSRVEAIPFESMKEGMKWDWVTFPDWMNFLDKTPKGLNVLSFVPLAPIMIWTMGLEAAKSRPATEKEMQEMCRIVEEALDAGGCGISAQRLGNGFVSVQRDYDGSPMVTDTMTDDDMLAFARVLKKRNAGFIQLTQSSPEFQNDMDFYDKLADVSGRPILFNATAVRDDRPSLHRRILRWMEKTNKEGRKIYNQTAVMRQGLYFTFGDMNLFDGNDAWREATMGTPTERLMKFKNPAMRQALIADYDTGHTPVVTGSFKEFTIESVDNPSLQKYVGKTVEEIAKAEGKHPIEAMLDIVVADDLKTEFETPARNVREDYAAELMSSQYSIAGVSDGGAHTKFLTIGAYPTDMLTWMVRDAGFMSLEEAHYRLSGMPAQCAGFQDRGVLKEGAPADVVVYDLQNLKLTPDKPKIVHDFPAGEWRRVQYAEGYRWIMVNGDVTFEDGTCTNATPGKLLRHGRG, encoded by the coding sequence ATGGCTGATTATGATGTTCTTATTCGTGGTGGCACCGTTGTCGATGGCAATCGTTCCCCTCGGTATCTTGCTGATGTTGGAATCAAGAACGGGAAAGTAGCCAAGATTGGCAAGCTTAATCCGAGTGATGCCAAGAAAACGCTCGATGCCAACGGCTTGATCGTTGCCCCAGGATTCGTCGATCTTCACACCCACTATGATGCCCAGATTAACTGGGACCCCTATTGCACGTTGTCCGGCTGGCACGGAGTAACCTCTATCGTCGTCGGCAACTGCGGCTTCGGTTTTGCACCATGTAAACCAGAGCTGCGCGACCGTGCAATGTTGACGATGTCCCGTGTCGAAGCAATTCCATTTGAGTCAATGAAAGAGGGCATGAAGTGGGATTGGGTAACCTTCCCAGACTGGATGAATTTCCTCGATAAGACCCCCAAAGGTCTGAACGTCCTCAGTTTCGTGCCACTAGCCCCGATCATGATTTGGACGATGGGGCTCGAAGCGGCAAAGAGCCGTCCGGCGACCGAAAAAGAAATGCAAGAAATGTGTCGGATTGTCGAAGAAGCGCTTGATGCAGGCGGCTGCGGTATCTCAGCGCAACGTTTAGGCAATGGCTTCGTGTCGGTCCAACGCGACTACGATGGGTCACCGATGGTGACTGACACAATGACGGATGACGACATGCTCGCGTTCGCTCGCGTGCTGAAAAAACGCAATGCAGGGTTTATCCAACTGACGCAGTCCAGCCCAGAATTCCAGAATGACATGGACTTCTACGATAAGCTGGCTGATGTGTCTGGCCGTCCGATCCTCTTTAATGCCACAGCGGTTCGCGATGATCGCCCGTCTCTCCATCGTCGCATCCTGCGCTGGATGGAAAAGACCAACAAGGAAGGGCGCAAGATTTACAACCAGACCGCGGTCATGCGCCAAGGGCTCTACTTCACCTTCGGTGATATGAACCTGTTTGATGGTAACGACGCGTGGCGTGAAGCAACAATGGGGACGCCGACTGAACGCCTGATGAAGTTCAAGAACCCAGCGATGCGCCAAGCACTCATTGCTGATTATGACACTGGACATACCCCAGTCGTCACGGGCTCGTTCAAGGAATTCACCATTGAGTCCGTCGATAACCCGAGCCTGCAAAAGTACGTTGGCAAGACAGTTGAAGAGATTGCCAAAGCAGAGGGCAAACATCCAATCGAAGCGATGCTTGATATCGTCGTTGCTGACGACCTCAAGACCGAATTCGAGACCCCAGCCCGCAACGTACGCGAAGATTACGCCGCAGAGCTGATGTCCTCGCAGTACAGCATCGCTGGTGTGTCGGATGGTGGCGCGCACACCAAGTTCCTCACCATCGGTGCCTATCCGACCGACATGCTCACCTGGATGGTGCGTGATGCTGGCTTCATGAGCCTCGAAGAAGCACACTATCGCCTGAGCGGTATGCCTGCACAGTGCGCTGGCTTCCAAGATCGCGGCGTGTTGAAAGAAGGCGCACCGGCGGACGTTGTTGTCTACGATCTGCAAAACCTGAAGCTCACGCCAGATAAACCAAAGATCGTGCACGACTTCCCGGCTGGCGAATGGCGTCGCGTGCAATACGCCGAAGGCTATCGCTGGATCATGGTCAACGGCGACGTGACCTTCGAAGACGGTACATGCACCAACGCAACACCTGGCAAACTCCTCCGCCATGGTCGCGGGTAG